One region of Camelus bactrianus isolate YW-2024 breed Bactrian camel chromosome 20, ASM4877302v1, whole genome shotgun sequence genomic DNA includes:
- the VARS2 gene encoding valine--tRNA ligase, mitochondrial isoform X2 has translation MPHLLLATFRPPLWGLRPSRGLPRSHPLSTQSEPHGSSVSRRNREAKQKRLREKQAALEAGISQNKSPVESSKAWSPKEIVLYEIPTEHGEKKDVSRPLPPAYSPQYVEAAWYPWWVREGFFKPEYQARLPQATGETFSMCIPPPNVTGSLHIGHALTVAIQDALVRWHRMRGDRVLWVPGSDHAGIATQAVVEKQLWKERGVRRHELSREDFLGEVWKWKEEKGGEICEQLRALGASLDWDRERFTMDAGSSAAVTEAFVRLYKAGLLYRSRQLVNWSCTLQSAISDVEVESRPLPGRTELRLPGCPTSVSFGLLFSVAFPVDGEPDAEVVVGTTRPETLPGDVAVAVHPDDSRYTHLHGRQLRHPLTGQLLPVITDSTVQPHLGTGAVKVTPAHSPADAELGARHGLSPLSVIAEDGTMTSLCGDWLQGLHRFVAREKIMSALREQGLFRGLQNHPMVLPICSRSGDVVEYLLKSQWFVRCREMGDQAAKAVKSGALELSPSFHQKNWQHWFSHIGDWCVSRQLWWGHRIPAYLVVEEHAKGDKEDCWVVGRTEAEAREVAAELTGRPGAELTLERDPDVLDTWFSSALFPFSALGWPRETPDLAHFYPLSLLETGSDLLLFWVGRMVMLGTQLTGQLPFNKVLLHSMVRDRQGRKMSKSLGNVLDPRDIISGVELQVLQEKLRDGNLDPAELAIAAAAQRKDFPHGLPECGTDALRFALCSHGALGGDLHLSVSEVLGFRHFCNKIWNALRFILNALGEKFTPLPAEELSLASPMDAWILSCLARTAQECERGFLTCELALVTHALHHFWLHNLCDVYLEVVKPALSHLPRPPGPPQVLFSCADVGLRLLSPLMPFLAEELWQRLPPRPGSPPAPSICVAPYPSARSLEHWHQPELERRFSRVQEAVQALRALRATYQLTKARPRVLLQSSEPGEQDLFKAFLEPLGTLGQCGAMGLLPPGAAAPSGWAQASLSNTVQVYMELQGLVDPQTHLPLLAARRHRLQKQLDGLIARTPSEGEAETQRQQRLSSLQLELSKLDKAASHLQQLMDASPGPGEL, from the exons ATGCCTCATTTGCTTCTGGCTACTTTTCGACCACCGCTTTGGGGGCTGAGGCCCTCACGGGGCCTCCCCAGGTCTCATCCCCTTTCCACCCAGTCAGAGCCCCATGGATCATCCGTCTCCCGGAGGAACCGTGAAGCCAAACAGAAGCGCCTGCGAGAGAAGCAGGCGGCGCTGGAGGCAGGGATATCCCAGAACAAG TCACCTGTGGAATCCAGTAAGGCCTGGAGTCCTAAGGAGATAGTGTTGTATGAAATCCCCACGGAACACGGTGAAAAGAAAG ATGTCTCCCGGCCCCTGCCTCCTGCATACAGCCCCCAATACGTTGAGGCTGCCTGGTACCCTTGGTGGGTGCGAGAGGGCTTCTTCAAACCAGAATATCAG GCCAGACTGCCCCAGGCCACAGGGGAGACCTTTTCAATGTGTATCCCACCTCCCAATGTCACCGGCTCCCTGCACATTGGGCATGCGCTGACGGTGGCCATACAGGATGCTCTTGTGCGCTG GCACCGGATGCGTGGGGATCGAGTGCTGTGGGTCCCTGGTTCGGATCATGCAGGAATTGCTACTCag GCTGTGGTGGAGAAACAGCTGTGGAAGGAGCGAGGTGTGAGGAGACATGAGCTGAGCCGAGAAGACTTCCTTGGGGAGGTGTGGAAGTGGAAGGAGGA GAAAGGTGGAGAGATCTGTGAGCAGCTCCGAGCGCTGGGGGCCTCCCTGGACTGGGACCGAGAACGTTTTACCATGGATGCT GGCTCCTCAGCGGCTGTGACGGAAGCTTTCGTGCGACTCTACAAGGCAGGGTTGTTGTACCGGAGCCGGCAGCTTGTCAACTGGTCATGCACTCTGCAATCCGCCATCTCGGATGTTGAg GTGGAGAGCCGGCCCCTGCCTGGCCGCACAGAGCTTCGGTTGCCTGGCTGCCCCACCTCCGTGTCTTTCGGCCTCCTCTTTTCTGTGGCCTTCCCCGTGGATGGAGAGCCTG ATGCAGAGGTTGTGGTCGGAACCACGAGGCCAGAGACGCTGCCTGGGGATGTGGCTGTGGCCGTCCATCCTGACGACTCCCGATACACA cATCTACATGGCCGACAGCTTCGTCACCCCTTGACTGGGCAGCTTCTCCCCGTCATCACAGACTCCACTGTTCAGCCACACCTGGGCACGG GGGCAGTGAAGGTGACTCCAGCTCACAGCCCTGCCGATGCGGAGCTGGGGGCCCGACATGGCTTGAGCCCCCTGAGTGTCATTGCAGAGGATGGGACCATGACTTCCCTCTGTGGGGACTGGCTGCAG GGTCTTCACCGATTTGTGGCCCGGGAAAAGATTATGTCAGCACTGAGGGAGCAGGGCCTGTTCCGGGGCCTCCAGAACCACCCCATGGTGCTGCCCATTTGCAG CCGTTCCGGGGACGTGGTAGAATACCTACTGAAGAGCCAGTGGTTTGTCCGCTGTCGGGAAATGGGGGACCAAGCTGCCAAG GCTGTAAAGTCGGGGGCCCTGGAGCTCAGTCCCTCTTTCCACCAGAAGAACTGGCAGCACTGGTTTTCCCACATTGG GGACTGGTGTGTCTCCCGGCAGCTGTGGTGGGGCCATCGGATTCCAGCCTACCTGGTTGTAGAGGAGCATGCAAAG GGCGACAAGGAGGACTGTTGGGTGGTCGGACGGACAGAGGCGGAGGCCAGAGAAGTAGCTGCAGAACTGACAGGGAGACCAGGGGCAGAGCTGACCCTGGAGAGGG ACCCAGATGTCCTGGACACGTGGTTCTCCTCGgctcttttccccttttctgctCTGGGCTGGCCCCGAGAG ACCCCAGACCTGGCTCATTTCTACCCACTGTCACTTTTGGAAACGGGCAGTGACCTCCTGCTCTTCTGGGTGGGCCGCATGGTCATGTTGGGGACCCAGCTCACAGGGCAGCTCCCTTTCAACAAG GTGCTGCTTCACTCTATGGTTCGGGACAGGCAGGGCCGGAAGATGAGCAAGTCCCTGGGGAATGTGCTGGACCCACGGGACATCATCAGTGGGGTAGAGCTGCAG GTGCTGCAGGAAAAGCTGAGGGATGGGAACTTGGACCCTGCAGAGCTGGCGATCGCAGCCGCAGCACAG AGAAAGGACTTCCCTCATGGACTCCCCGAGTGTGGGACAGATGCCCTGAGATTCGCCTTGTGCTCCCATGGGGCGCTGG GGGGCGACTTGCATCTGTCTGTCTCTGAGGTCCTGGGCTTCCGGCATTTCTGCAACAAGATCTGGAATGCCCTGCGCTTTATCCTGAACGCCCTGGGGGAGAAATTCACACCCCTGCCTGCAGAAGAg CTGTCCCTTGCCTCCCCCATGGACGCCTGGATCCTGAGCTGCCTGGCCCGCACCGCTCAGGAGTGTGAGCGGGGCTTCCTCACCTGTGAGCTTGCACTGGTCACTCACGCCCTGCACCACTTCTGGCTCCACAACCTCTGTGACGTCTACTTG GAGGTGGTGAAGCCGGCACTGTCGCACTTGCCCCGCCCCCCAGGGCCTCCTCAGGTCCTGTTCTCCTGCGCTGATGTCGGTCTCCGCCTCCTCTCCCCGCTGATGCCCTTCCTGGCCGAAGAGCTCTGGCAGAGGCTGCCCCCCAGGCCTGGcagtccccctgcccccagcatctGTGTTGCCCCCTATCCCAGTGCCCGCAGCTTG GAGCACTGGCACCAGCCCGAGCTGGAACGGCGCTTCTCCCGGGTCCAGGAGGCCGTGCAGGCACTGAGAGCTCTCCGTGCCACGTACCAGCTCACCAAGGCCCGGCCCCGAG TGCTGCTGCAGAGCTCAGAGCCGGGAGAGCAGGACCTCTTTAAGGCCTTCCTGGAGCCCCTGGGCACCCTGGGCCAGTGTGGGGCCATGGGCCTTCTACCCCCAGGTGCAGCCGCTCCCTCCGGCTGGGCCCAGGCCTCACTCAGTAACACTGTTCAGGTCTACATGGAGCTGCAG GGCCTAGTGGACCCCCAGACCCACCTGCCTCTGCTAGCTGCCCGAAGACACAGGTTGCAGAAGCAGCTTGATGGCCTCATAGCCCGGACCCCatcagagggagaggcagagactcagaggcagcagagg CTTTCTTCCCTCCAGTTGGAATTGTCAAAACTGGACAAGGCGGCCTCTCACCTCCAGCAGCTGATGGATGCGTCTCCTGGCCCAGGGGAGCTCTGA
- the GTF2H4 gene encoding general transcription factor IIH subunit 4 isoform X1 yields the protein MESTPSRGGLNRVHLQCRNLQEFLGSLSPGVLDRLYGHPATCLAVFRELPSLAKNWVMRMLFLEQPLPQAAVALWVKKEFSKAQEESTGLLSGLRIWHTQLLPGGLQGLILNPIFRQNLRIALLGGGKAWSDDTSQLGPDKHARDVPSLDKYAEERWEVVLHFMVGSPSAAVSQDLAQLLSQAGLMKSAEPGEPPCITSAGFQFLLLDTPAQLWYFMLQYLQTAQSRGMDLVEILSFLFQLSFSTLGKDYSVEGMSDSLLNFLQHLREFGLVFQRKRKSRRYYPTRLAINLSSGVSGAGGTAHQPGFIVVETNYRLYAYTESELQIALIALFSEMLYRFPNMVVAQVTRESVQQAIASGITAQQIIHFLRTRAHPVMLKQTPVLPPTITDQIRLWELERDRLRFTEGVLYNQFLSQVDFELLLAHARELGVLVFENSAKRLMVVTPAGHSDVKRFWKRQKHSS from the exons ATGGAGAGCACCCCTTCAAGGGGTGGACTGAATCGAGTACACCTACAATGCAGGAATCTGCAGGAATTCCTAGGAAGCCTGAGCCCTGGGGTATTGGATCGATTATATGGGCATCCTGCCACCTGTCTGGCTGTCTTCAG GGAGCTCCCATCTTTGGCTAAGAACTGGGTGATGCGGATGCTCTTTCTGGAGCAGCCTTTGCCGCAAGCTGCTGTAGCCCTGTGGGTGAAGAAGGAATTCAGCAA AGCTCAGGAGGAAAGCACAGGGCTGCTGAGTGGCCTCCGTATCTGGCACACCCAGCTGCTTCCTGGTGGTCTCCAGGGTCTCATCCTCAACCCCATCTTCCGCCAAAACCTCCGCATAGCCCTTCTGGGTGG GGGCAAGGCCTGGTCTGATGACACAAGTCAGCTGGGACCAGACAAGCATGCCCGGGATGTCCCCTCACTTGACAAGTACGCCGAGGAGCGATGGGAG GTGGTCCTGCACTTCATGGTGGGCTCCCCCAGTGCAGCCGTCAGCCAGGACTTGGCCCAGCTCCTCAGCCAGGCGGGGCTCATGAAGAG TGCCGAACCTGGAGAGCCGCCCTGCATTACCTCTGCCGGCTTCCAGTTCCTGTTGCTGGACACCCCCGCCCAGCTCTGGTACTTTATGTTGCAGTACCTGCAGACAGCCCAG AGTCGGGGCATGGACCTAGTGGagattctctccttcctcttccagcTCAGCTTCTCTACTCTGGGCAAG GATTACTCTGTAGAAGGTATGAGTGATTCTCTGTTGAACTTCCTGCAACATCTGCGTGAGTTTGGGCTTGTTTTCCAGAGGAAG AGGAAATCTCGGCGTTACTACCCCACACGCCTGGCCATCAATCTCTCGTCAGGTGTTTCTGGGGCCGGGGGCACCGCACATCAGCCAGGCTTCATTGTCGTGGAAACCAATTACCGACTGTATGCCTACACGG AGTCAGAGCTGCAGATCGCCCTCATTGCCCTCTTCTCCGAGATGCTCTATCGCTTCCCCAACATGGTGGTGGCACAGGTGACCCGTGAGAGTGTGCAGCAGGCCATTGCCAGTGGCATCACAGCCCAACAG ATCATCCATTTCCTAAGGACAAGGGCTCACCCGGTGATGCTTAAACAG ACACCTGTGCTGCCTCCCACCATCACGGACCAGATTCGGCTGTGGGAGCTGGAAAGGGACAGACTCCGGTTCACTGAGG GCGTCCTGTATAACCAGTTCCTGTCGCAAGTGGACTTTGAGCTGCTGTTGGCCCACGCGCGGGAGCTGGGCGTCCTAGTGTTCGAGAACTCGGCCAAGCGGCTCATGGTGGTGACCCCGGCCGGGCACAGCGACGTCAAGCGCTTCTGGAAGCGGCAGAAGCACAGCTCCTGA
- the GTF2H4 gene encoding general transcription factor IIH subunit 4 isoform X2 produces MESTPSRGGLNRVHLQCRNLQEFLGSLSPGVLDRLYGHPATCLAVFRELPSLAKNWVMRMLFLEQPLPQAAVALWVKKEFSKAQEESTGLLSGLRIWHTQLLPGGLQGLILNPIFRQNLRIALLGGGKAWSDDTSQLGPDKHARDVPSLDKYAEERWEVVLHFMVGSPSAAVSQDLAQLLSQAGLMKSAEPGEPPCITSAGFQFLLLDTPAQLWYFMLQYLQTAQSRGMDLVEILSFLFQLSFSTLGKRKSRRYYPTRLAINLSSGVSGAGGTAHQPGFIVVETNYRLYAYTESELQIALIALFSEMLYRFPNMVVAQVTRESVQQAIASGITAQQIIHFLRTRAHPVMLKQTPVLPPTITDQIRLWELERDRLRFTEGVLYNQFLSQVDFELLLAHARELGVLVFENSAKRLMVVTPAGHSDVKRFWKRQKHSS; encoded by the exons ATGGAGAGCACCCCTTCAAGGGGTGGACTGAATCGAGTACACCTACAATGCAGGAATCTGCAGGAATTCCTAGGAAGCCTGAGCCCTGGGGTATTGGATCGATTATATGGGCATCCTGCCACCTGTCTGGCTGTCTTCAG GGAGCTCCCATCTTTGGCTAAGAACTGGGTGATGCGGATGCTCTTTCTGGAGCAGCCTTTGCCGCAAGCTGCTGTAGCCCTGTGGGTGAAGAAGGAATTCAGCAA AGCTCAGGAGGAAAGCACAGGGCTGCTGAGTGGCCTCCGTATCTGGCACACCCAGCTGCTTCCTGGTGGTCTCCAGGGTCTCATCCTCAACCCCATCTTCCGCCAAAACCTCCGCATAGCCCTTCTGGGTGG GGGCAAGGCCTGGTCTGATGACACAAGTCAGCTGGGACCAGACAAGCATGCCCGGGATGTCCCCTCACTTGACAAGTACGCCGAGGAGCGATGGGAG GTGGTCCTGCACTTCATGGTGGGCTCCCCCAGTGCAGCCGTCAGCCAGGACTTGGCCCAGCTCCTCAGCCAGGCGGGGCTCATGAAGAG TGCCGAACCTGGAGAGCCGCCCTGCATTACCTCTGCCGGCTTCCAGTTCCTGTTGCTGGACACCCCCGCCCAGCTCTGGTACTTTATGTTGCAGTACCTGCAGACAGCCCAG AGTCGGGGCATGGACCTAGTGGagattctctccttcctcttccagcTCAGCTTCTCTACTCTGGGCAAG AGGAAATCTCGGCGTTACTACCCCACACGCCTGGCCATCAATCTCTCGTCAGGTGTTTCTGGGGCCGGGGGCACCGCACATCAGCCAGGCTTCATTGTCGTGGAAACCAATTACCGACTGTATGCCTACACGG AGTCAGAGCTGCAGATCGCCCTCATTGCCCTCTTCTCCGAGATGCTCTATCGCTTCCCCAACATGGTGGTGGCACAGGTGACCCGTGAGAGTGTGCAGCAGGCCATTGCCAGTGGCATCACAGCCCAACAG ATCATCCATTTCCTAAGGACAAGGGCTCACCCGGTGATGCTTAAACAG ACACCTGTGCTGCCTCCCACCATCACGGACCAGATTCGGCTGTGGGAGCTGGAAAGGGACAGACTCCGGTTCACTGAGG GCGTCCTGTATAACCAGTTCCTGTCGCAAGTGGACTTTGAGCTGCTGTTGGCCCACGCGCGGGAGCTGGGCGTCCTAGTGTTCGAGAACTCGGCCAAGCGGCTCATGGTGGTGACCCCGGCCGGGCACAGCGACGTCAAGCGCTTCTGGAAGCGGCAGAAGCACAGCTCCTGA
- the VARS2 gene encoding valine--tRNA ligase, mitochondrial isoform X1, which produces MHSSPRGGKVLALFQELPMPHLLLATFRPPLWGLRPSRGLPRSHPLSTQSEPHGSSVSRRNREAKQKRLREKQAALEAGISQNKSPVESSKAWSPKEIVLYEIPTEHGEKKDVSRPLPPAYSPQYVEAAWYPWWVREGFFKPEYQARLPQATGETFSMCIPPPNVTGSLHIGHALTVAIQDALVRWHRMRGDRVLWVPGSDHAGIATQAVVEKQLWKERGVRRHELSREDFLGEVWKWKEEKGGEICEQLRALGASLDWDRERFTMDAGSSAAVTEAFVRLYKAGLLYRSRQLVNWSCTLQSAISDVEVESRPLPGRTELRLPGCPTSVSFGLLFSVAFPVDGEPDAEVVVGTTRPETLPGDVAVAVHPDDSRYTHLHGRQLRHPLTGQLLPVITDSTVQPHLGTGAVKVTPAHSPADAELGARHGLSPLSVIAEDGTMTSLCGDWLQGLHRFVAREKIMSALREQGLFRGLQNHPMVLPICSRSGDVVEYLLKSQWFVRCREMGDQAAKAVKSGALELSPSFHQKNWQHWFSHIGDWCVSRQLWWGHRIPAYLVVEEHAKGDKEDCWVVGRTEAEAREVAAELTGRPGAELTLERDPDVLDTWFSSALFPFSALGWPRETPDLAHFYPLSLLETGSDLLLFWVGRMVMLGTQLTGQLPFNKVLLHSMVRDRQGRKMSKSLGNVLDPRDIISGVELQVLQEKLRDGNLDPAELAIAAAAQRKDFPHGLPECGTDALRFALCSHGALGGDLHLSVSEVLGFRHFCNKIWNALRFILNALGEKFTPLPAEELSLASPMDAWILSCLARTAQECERGFLTCELALVTHALHHFWLHNLCDVYLEVVKPALSHLPRPPGPPQVLFSCADVGLRLLSPLMPFLAEELWQRLPPRPGSPPAPSICVAPYPSARSLEHWHQPELERRFSRVQEAVQALRALRATYQLTKARPRVLLQSSEPGEQDLFKAFLEPLGTLGQCGAMGLLPPGAAAPSGWAQASLSNTVQVYMELQGLVDPQTHLPLLAARRHRLQKQLDGLIARTPSEGEAETQRQQRLSSLQLELSKLDKAASHLQQLMDASPGPGEL; this is translated from the exons ATGCACTCTAGTCCTCGCGGAGGAAAG GTCTTGGCCCTTTTCCAAGAACTCCCGATGCCTCATTTGCTTCTGGCTACTTTTCGACCACCGCTTTGGGGGCTGAGGCCCTCACGGGGCCTCCCCAGGTCTCATCCCCTTTCCACCCAGTCAGAGCCCCATGGATCATCCGTCTCCCGGAGGAACCGTGAAGCCAAACAGAAGCGCCTGCGAGAGAAGCAGGCGGCGCTGGAGGCAGGGATATCCCAGAACAAG TCACCTGTGGAATCCAGTAAGGCCTGGAGTCCTAAGGAGATAGTGTTGTATGAAATCCCCACGGAACACGGTGAAAAGAAAG ATGTCTCCCGGCCCCTGCCTCCTGCATACAGCCCCCAATACGTTGAGGCTGCCTGGTACCCTTGGTGGGTGCGAGAGGGCTTCTTCAAACCAGAATATCAG GCCAGACTGCCCCAGGCCACAGGGGAGACCTTTTCAATGTGTATCCCACCTCCCAATGTCACCGGCTCCCTGCACATTGGGCATGCGCTGACGGTGGCCATACAGGATGCTCTTGTGCGCTG GCACCGGATGCGTGGGGATCGAGTGCTGTGGGTCCCTGGTTCGGATCATGCAGGAATTGCTACTCag GCTGTGGTGGAGAAACAGCTGTGGAAGGAGCGAGGTGTGAGGAGACATGAGCTGAGCCGAGAAGACTTCCTTGGGGAGGTGTGGAAGTGGAAGGAGGA GAAAGGTGGAGAGATCTGTGAGCAGCTCCGAGCGCTGGGGGCCTCCCTGGACTGGGACCGAGAACGTTTTACCATGGATGCT GGCTCCTCAGCGGCTGTGACGGAAGCTTTCGTGCGACTCTACAAGGCAGGGTTGTTGTACCGGAGCCGGCAGCTTGTCAACTGGTCATGCACTCTGCAATCCGCCATCTCGGATGTTGAg GTGGAGAGCCGGCCCCTGCCTGGCCGCACAGAGCTTCGGTTGCCTGGCTGCCCCACCTCCGTGTCTTTCGGCCTCCTCTTTTCTGTGGCCTTCCCCGTGGATGGAGAGCCTG ATGCAGAGGTTGTGGTCGGAACCACGAGGCCAGAGACGCTGCCTGGGGATGTGGCTGTGGCCGTCCATCCTGACGACTCCCGATACACA cATCTACATGGCCGACAGCTTCGTCACCCCTTGACTGGGCAGCTTCTCCCCGTCATCACAGACTCCACTGTTCAGCCACACCTGGGCACGG GGGCAGTGAAGGTGACTCCAGCTCACAGCCCTGCCGATGCGGAGCTGGGGGCCCGACATGGCTTGAGCCCCCTGAGTGTCATTGCAGAGGATGGGACCATGACTTCCCTCTGTGGGGACTGGCTGCAG GGTCTTCACCGATTTGTGGCCCGGGAAAAGATTATGTCAGCACTGAGGGAGCAGGGCCTGTTCCGGGGCCTCCAGAACCACCCCATGGTGCTGCCCATTTGCAG CCGTTCCGGGGACGTGGTAGAATACCTACTGAAGAGCCAGTGGTTTGTCCGCTGTCGGGAAATGGGGGACCAAGCTGCCAAG GCTGTAAAGTCGGGGGCCCTGGAGCTCAGTCCCTCTTTCCACCAGAAGAACTGGCAGCACTGGTTTTCCCACATTGG GGACTGGTGTGTCTCCCGGCAGCTGTGGTGGGGCCATCGGATTCCAGCCTACCTGGTTGTAGAGGAGCATGCAAAG GGCGACAAGGAGGACTGTTGGGTGGTCGGACGGACAGAGGCGGAGGCCAGAGAAGTAGCTGCAGAACTGACAGGGAGACCAGGGGCAGAGCTGACCCTGGAGAGGG ACCCAGATGTCCTGGACACGTGGTTCTCCTCGgctcttttccccttttctgctCTGGGCTGGCCCCGAGAG ACCCCAGACCTGGCTCATTTCTACCCACTGTCACTTTTGGAAACGGGCAGTGACCTCCTGCTCTTCTGGGTGGGCCGCATGGTCATGTTGGGGACCCAGCTCACAGGGCAGCTCCCTTTCAACAAG GTGCTGCTTCACTCTATGGTTCGGGACAGGCAGGGCCGGAAGATGAGCAAGTCCCTGGGGAATGTGCTGGACCCACGGGACATCATCAGTGGGGTAGAGCTGCAG GTGCTGCAGGAAAAGCTGAGGGATGGGAACTTGGACCCTGCAGAGCTGGCGATCGCAGCCGCAGCACAG AGAAAGGACTTCCCTCATGGACTCCCCGAGTGTGGGACAGATGCCCTGAGATTCGCCTTGTGCTCCCATGGGGCGCTGG GGGGCGACTTGCATCTGTCTGTCTCTGAGGTCCTGGGCTTCCGGCATTTCTGCAACAAGATCTGGAATGCCCTGCGCTTTATCCTGAACGCCCTGGGGGAGAAATTCACACCCCTGCCTGCAGAAGAg CTGTCCCTTGCCTCCCCCATGGACGCCTGGATCCTGAGCTGCCTGGCCCGCACCGCTCAGGAGTGTGAGCGGGGCTTCCTCACCTGTGAGCTTGCACTGGTCACTCACGCCCTGCACCACTTCTGGCTCCACAACCTCTGTGACGTCTACTTG GAGGTGGTGAAGCCGGCACTGTCGCACTTGCCCCGCCCCCCAGGGCCTCCTCAGGTCCTGTTCTCCTGCGCTGATGTCGGTCTCCGCCTCCTCTCCCCGCTGATGCCCTTCCTGGCCGAAGAGCTCTGGCAGAGGCTGCCCCCCAGGCCTGGcagtccccctgcccccagcatctGTGTTGCCCCCTATCCCAGTGCCCGCAGCTTG GAGCACTGGCACCAGCCCGAGCTGGAACGGCGCTTCTCCCGGGTCCAGGAGGCCGTGCAGGCACTGAGAGCTCTCCGTGCCACGTACCAGCTCACCAAGGCCCGGCCCCGAG TGCTGCTGCAGAGCTCAGAGCCGGGAGAGCAGGACCTCTTTAAGGCCTTCCTGGAGCCCCTGGGCACCCTGGGCCAGTGTGGGGCCATGGGCCTTCTACCCCCAGGTGCAGCCGCTCCCTCCGGCTGGGCCCAGGCCTCACTCAGTAACACTGTTCAGGTCTACATGGAGCTGCAG GGCCTAGTGGACCCCCAGACCCACCTGCCTCTGCTAGCTGCCCGAAGACACAGGTTGCAGAAGCAGCTTGATGGCCTCATAGCCCGGACCCCatcagagggagaggcagagactcagaggcagcagagg CTTTCTTCCCTCCAGTTGGAATTGTCAAAACTGGACAAGGCGGCCTCTCACCTCCAGCAGCTGATGGATGCGTCTCCTGGCCCAGGGGAGCTCTGA
- the SFTA2 gene encoding surfactant-associated protein 2 — MGAGLSLFLFLTLLGSSQGTGMTLQLKLKDSFLANSSYDSSFLKLLEKLCLLLHLPSGTNVTLHHSGSLHHVICKV, encoded by the exons ATGGGGGCTGGActgtccctcttcctcttcctgactCTCCTTGGCAGCTCACAGGGAACAG GAATGACTTTGCAACTGAAGCTGAAGGACTCCTTTCTGGCAAATTCCTCCTATGATTCCAGCTTCCTGAAACTGCTTGAGAAG ctctgcctcctcctccatctcccatcAGGGACCAACGTCACCCTCCATCACTCAGGATCCCTGCATCACGTCATCTGCAAAGTCTGA
- the MUCL3 gene encoding mucin-like protein 3 encodes MAQLAHCLRSIFVLQCCFLLFLFLEAGYSDGISSGTSSPELPKATQSSKPKHQCNTTPHRQAKDNSINSVTHPEAPLTSEQNASNQEGGLSNWNERIITSTGTRSVEKLAATTRNSKTTCRKRTTIRGATSNKYSTEPTGHGEKTTSGHKRTTGASAEPTGHGGKTTPGHERTTGASAEPKGHGGKTTPGHERTTDASAEPTGHGGKTTPGHERTTGASAEPKGHGGKTTPGHERTTDASAESTGHGGKTTPGHERTTGASAEPTGHGGKTTPGHERTTGASAEPTGHGGKTTPGHERTTGASAEPTGHGGKTTPGHERTTGASAEPTGHGGKTTPGHERTTGASAEPTGHGGKTTPGHERTTGALAEPTGHGGKTTPGHERTTGALAEPTEHGGNNTSGHKRTTGAPSITSEAPSSKSQPHQNGSQDHYPGETRENDSFPAWAIVVVVLLSVILLLVFIGLIFLFCSLRGTHSAQIQNTKDNDPEYYGGHNSYPVHLMEQQTLGKTPSPR; translated from the exons ATGGCCCAGCTCGCCCACTGTCTCCGTTCCATCTTTGTCCTCCAGTGctgctttctcctttttctctttctggaggCAG GCTATTCTGACGGAATATCTTCAGGAACCAGCTCTCCAGAACTCCCTAAAGCTACACAATCCAGTAAGCCAAAACACCAATGCAATACCACACCCCATCGCCAGGCTAAAGATAACTCCATAAACTCTGTAACTCATCCTGAAGCACCTCTGACTTCTGAACAAAATGCCAGCAATCAAGAAGGAGGCCTAAGTAACTGGAATGAACGCATAATCACTAGCACAGGTACGAGATCTGTTGAAAAACTGGCAGCCACAACACGCAACAGCAAGACAACTTGTCGTAAGCGCACAACAATCAGAGGAGCAACAAGTAACAAGTACTCAACAGAGCCCACGGGACATGGAGAAAAGACCACATCAGGCCACAAGAGGACCACAGGCGCCTCGGCAGAGCCCACGGGACACGGAGGAAAGACCACACCAGGCCACGAGAGGACCACAGGCGCCTCGGCAGAACCCAAGGGACACGGAGGAAAGACCACGCCAGGCCACGAGAGGACCACAGACGCCTCGGCAGAACCCACGGGACACGGAGGAAAGACCACGCCAGGCCACGAGAGGACCACAGGCGCCTCGGCAGAACCCAAGGGACACGGAGGAAAGACCACGCCAGGCCACGAGAGGACCACAGACGCCTCGGCAGAATCCACGGGACACGGAGGAAAGACCACGCCAGGCCACGAGAGGACCACAGGCGCCTCGGCAGAGCCCACGGGACACGGAGGAAAGACCACGCCAGGCCACGAGAGGACCACAGGCGCCTCGGCAGAGCCCACGGGACACGGAGGAAAGACCACGCCAGGCCACGAGAGGACCACAGGCGCCTCGGCAGAGCCCACGGGACACGGAGGAAAGACCACGCCAGGCCACGAGAGGACCACAGGCGCCTCGGCAGAGCCCACGGGACACGGAGGAAAGACCACGCCAGGCCACGAGAGGACCACAGGCGCCTCGGCAGAGCCCACGGGACACGGAGGAAAGACCACGCCAGGCCACGAGAGGACCACAGGCGCCTTGGCAGAGCCCACGGGACACGGAGGAAAGACCACACCAGGCCACGAGAGGACCACAGGTGCCTTGGCAGAACCCACGGAACATGGAGGAAATAACACATCAGGCCACAAGAGGACCACAGGAGCCCCTTCCATCACATCAGAAGCCCCTAGCAGCAAGAGCCAACCACACCAGAATGGCTCACAAGATCACTATCCTGGAGAGACGAGGGAGAATGATTCCTTCCCTGCATGGGCCATAGTTGTTGTGGTCCTGTTGAGTGTGATTCTCCTCCTGGTATTCATTGGCCTGATCTTCTTG TTCTGCTCTTTGAGGGGAACACACAGTGCACAGATCCAGAACACTAAGGACAATGACCCAGAGTATTATGGCGGCCACAATTCCTACCCAGTCCACTTGATGGAGCAGCAGACTCTTGGAAAGACCCCTTCCCCACGATGA